In Triticum aestivum cultivar Chinese Spring chromosome 5B, IWGSC CS RefSeq v2.1, whole genome shotgun sequence, the following proteins share a genomic window:
- the LOC123116316 gene encoding mavicyanin: MASSSAALLALLVVVSCAGMAAAVSYTVGDEKGWVTGVDYSGWTSGKSFAVGDTLVFSYVSKVHTVTEVSQGGYTSCSGSNAVASDDSGATTVTLATPGTHYYICNIPGHCASGMKLAVTVTGGGSSTGGSTPSGASAGGTLVPAMGAVVAAAAGALVQVALF; encoded by the exons ATGGCGTCCTCCTCTGCCGCTCTCCTCGCGCTGCTCGTCGTCGTGAGCTGCGCCGGCATGGCCGCGGCCGTGTCATACACCGTCGGCGACGAGAAGGGCTGGGTGACCGGCGTCGACTACTCCGGCTGGACTAGCGGCAAGTCGTTCGCCGTCGGCGACACGCTAG TGTTCAGCTACGTGAGCAAGGTGCACACGGTGACGGAGGTGAGCCAGGGCGGCTACACGTCCTGCTCCGGGAGCAACGCAGTGGCCAGCGACGACAGCGGCGCCACCACCGTCACGCTCGCGACCCCCGGCACGCACTACTACATCTGCAACATCCCGGGCCACTGCGCCAGCGGCATGAAGCTCGCGGTCACCGTCACCGGGGGCGGCTCGTCCACGGGAGGCTCCACCCCGTCCggcgcctccgccggaggcaccctGGTCCCGGCGATGGGCGCCGTCGTCGCCGCGGCGGCGGGGGCTCTGGTCCAGGTGGCGCTGTTCTGA